In the Chromatiaceae bacterium genome, one interval contains:
- the htpG gene encoding molecular chaperone HtpG, which produces MTVTAQKETLDFQAEVSQVLNLVIRSLYSNKEIFLRELVSNGSDAAEKLRFEALGNDALYEGQADLRIRIAVDAAAGTLTITDNGIGMSRQEVTETIGTIASSGTRKFLESLSGDQTKDSQLIGQFGVGFYSAFIVADKVTLTTRRAGMQPDEGVRWVSTGEGSYTIENVERAERGTEIVLHLRDDEKEFLEPWRLRSIIGKFSDHIAIPVEMLSEVPPPEEGEEAAKPEWEQVNKGTALWMRNKSEIGDQEYHEFYKNTCHDFQDPLTWAHNRVEGTHEYSSLLFIPSRAPFDMWDREPKHGVKLYVRRVFIMDEADKLMPHYLRFVKGVVDSDDLPLNVSREILQHDKKIDSIRNANVKRVLGLLEKLAKDEPEQYQSFWKEFGKVLKEGPAEDFANREKIAGLLRFASTKSEGDQQTVSLDQYIERMAEKQEKIYYITADTLSAARNSPHLEVFKKKDIEVLLLTDRVDEWLVSHLTDYKDKHLQSVAKGELDLGELEDKETKEKVEKAAEEHKHLIERVTSALGDTVKEVRVSSRLTESPACLVVDHYDMSQNLARVLKQLGQDAPMPTPIIEVNLEHPLLQRMENEVDEDKFTELAKLVFDQALLAEGGQLDDPAGFVHRLNRLMLDLSA; this is translated from the coding sequence ATGACCGTGACCGCGCAGAAGGAAACCCTGGATTTTCAGGCCGAAGTCAGCCAGGTGCTGAACCTGGTGATCCGATCACTGTATTCGAACAAGGAGATATTCCTGCGCGAGCTGGTGTCGAATGGCTCCGACGCGGCGGAAAAACTCCGCTTCGAAGCGCTCGGCAATGACGCCTTGTACGAAGGGCAGGCCGACCTGCGGATCCGCATTGCGGTGGACGCCGCCGCCGGCACCCTGACGATCACCGACAACGGGATCGGCATGAGTCGCCAGGAGGTCACCGAGACAATCGGTACCATCGCCAGCTCCGGGACCCGCAAGTTCCTGGAAAGCCTTTCCGGCGACCAGACCAAAGACAGTCAGCTGATCGGCCAGTTCGGTGTCGGTTTCTACTCGGCGTTCATCGTCGCCGACAAGGTCACATTGACCACCCGTCGTGCCGGCATGCAGCCCGACGAGGGGGTGCGATGGGTGTCCACCGGCGAGGGCAGCTACACCATCGAGAACGTCGAGCGTGCAGAACGCGGCACCGAGATCGTGTTGCATCTGCGCGATGACGAAAAGGAGTTTCTCGAACCCTGGCGCCTGCGCAGCATCATCGGCAAGTTTTCCGACCACATCGCGATCCCGGTCGAGATGTTGTCCGAGGTGCCGCCCCCCGAAGAGGGCGAGGAAGCGGCCAAGCCGGAATGGGAACAGGTCAACAAAGGGACAGCGCTGTGGATGCGCAACAAGTCCGAGATCGGAGATCAGGAGTACCACGAGTTCTACAAGAACACCTGCCACGATTTCCAGGATCCGCTGACCTGGGCGCACAACCGGGTCGAGGGTACGCACGAATACTCCTCGTTGCTGTTCATCCCGTCGCGGGCGCCCTTCGACATGTGGGATCGCGAGCCCAAGCACGGTGTGAAGCTGTATGTGCGGCGCGTGTTCATCATGGACGAGGCGGACAAGCTGATGCCGCACTACCTGCGGTTTGTCAAAGGTGTCGTGGATTCAGACGATCTGCCGTTGAACGTCTCGCGCGAGATTCTCCAGCACGACAAGAAGATCGACAGCATCCGCAACGCCAACGTCAAACGCGTCCTCGGCCTGCTCGAAAAACTGGCCAAGGACGAACCGGAGCAGTATCAGTCGTTCTGGAAGGAGTTCGGCAAGGTCCTCAAAGAGGGGCCGGCCGAGGACTTCGCCAACCGGGAAAAGATCGCCGGCCTGCTGCGTTTCGCCTCGACCAAGTCCGAAGGCGATCAGCAGACGGTGTCGCTGGACCAATACATCGAGCGGATGGCGGAGAAACAGGAAAAGATCTATTACATCACCGCGGACACCTTGTCGGCGGCGCGTAACAGCCCGCACCTCGAGGTGTTCAAGAAGAAGGACATCGAGGTCCTGCTGTTGACCGACCGGGTCGACGAATGGCTGGTATCGCACCTGACGGATTACAAGGACAAGCACCTGCAATCGGTCGCCAAGGGCGAACTTGACTTGGGCGAGTTGGAGGACAAAGAGACCAAGGAGAAGGTCGAAAAGGCCGCAGAGGAGCACAAGCACCTGATCGAGCGGGTCACGTCGGCACTCGGCGACACCGTCAAGGAAGTGCGGGTGTCGAGCCGGTTGACCGAGTCGCCGGCCTGCCTGGTGGTGGACCACTACGACATGAGTCAGAACCTGGCGCGCGTGCTGAAGCAGCTCGGCCAGGATGCCCCAATGCCGACGCCGATCATCGAGGTCAACCTGGAGCATCCCTTGTTGCAGCGGATGGAAAACGAAGTGGACGAAGACAAGTTCACCGAGCTGGCCAAGCTGGTCTTCGATCAGGCACTGCTCGCCGAGGGCGGCCAACTCGACGATCCGGCCGGGTTCGTACACCGGCTCAACCGCCTGATGCTGGACCTGTCCGCCTGA
- a CDS encoding alpha-D-glucose phosphate-specific phosphoglucomutase produces MAFTTYSTQPYTDQRPGTSGLRKRVEVFRQGNYLKNFVQSVFDTQRELKGGTLVLGGDGRFYNRDAIQIILKMAAANGVARVLVGRGGLLSTPAASCVIRKHAAAGGLILSASHNPGGPDGDFGIKYNTANGGPAPEKVTEAIYARTLEIANFRSVTADDIPLDEIATHEMHKMRIEVIDPVADYAELMATIFDFDAIRALLASGFRMRFDAMHAVTGPYAVRIFEELLGAPPDTVINREPLEDFGGHHPDPNLVHAAELVALTQGADGVDFAAASDGDGDRNMILGRDFFVTPSDSLAVLAANATLIPAHRGGIPGVARSMPTSQAVDRVAAAFGIECFETPTGWKFFGNLLDAGRIAFCGEESFGTGSDHVREKDGLWAVLAWLNVIAGRNQSVADIVTEHWRQYGRNYYSRHDYEGVKSAAAETLMQALRDRLRTLPGTHLDGIEVSYADDFSYTDPIDGSVSRKQGIRIGFGNGSRIIYRLSGTGTVGATLRVYLEAYEPDPSRQQLDPQVALAGLIDTANRFAQIQQLTGRAAPDVIT; encoded by the coding sequence ATGGCCTTCACTACCTATTCCACCCAGCCCTACACCGACCAACGCCCCGGTACTTCCGGACTGCGCAAGCGAGTCGAGGTGTTTCGGCAGGGCAACTATCTGAAAAACTTCGTGCAATCGGTCTTCGACACCCAGCGGGAACTGAAGGGTGGAACCCTGGTTCTGGGCGGGGATGGGCGATTCTATAACCGCGACGCGATCCAGATCATCCTCAAGATGGCTGCGGCCAACGGCGTGGCACGGGTGCTGGTCGGTCGCGGCGGCCTGCTGTCGACGCCTGCGGCGTCATGCGTCATCCGCAAGCATGCGGCCGCCGGCGGCCTGATCCTCTCGGCCAGCCACAACCCGGGCGGCCCGGACGGTGATTTCGGGATCAAGTACAACACCGCAAATGGCGGCCCGGCGCCGGAAAAGGTCACTGAAGCGATCTACGCGCGCACGCTCGAGATCGCCAATTTCCGCAGCGTCACTGCAGACGACATCCCGCTCGACGAGATCGCGACGCACGAAATGCACAAGATGCGGATCGAGGTGATCGACCCGGTCGCCGACTACGCCGAGCTGATGGCCACGATCTTCGATTTCGACGCGATCCGCGCATTGCTGGCCAGCGGTTTCCGCATGCGGTTCGACGCCATGCATGCGGTCACCGGGCCCTACGCCGTCAGAATCTTCGAGGAATTGCTCGGTGCCCCGCCGGACACGGTGATCAACCGGGAGCCGCTGGAGGACTTCGGCGGGCACCATCCCGATCCGAACCTCGTCCACGCTGCAGAGCTGGTCGCGCTGACACAGGGTGCGGACGGGGTGGATTTCGCCGCGGCCTCGGACGGCGACGGTGACCGCAACATGATCCTGGGACGCGATTTCTTCGTGACGCCCAGCGACAGCCTCGCGGTACTGGCGGCCAACGCGACCCTGATCCCTGCGCACCGCGGCGGCATTCCCGGGGTTGCGCGCTCAATGCCCACCAGCCAGGCGGTCGACCGGGTCGCAGCCGCGTTTGGGATCGAGTGCTTCGAGACGCCGACCGGTTGGAAGTTCTTCGGCAATCTGCTGGACGCCGGCCGCATCGCCTTCTGCGGTGAGGAGAGTTTCGGGACGGGGTCCGATCACGTACGCGAGAAAGACGGCCTATGGGCTGTTCTGGCGTGGCTCAACGTGATTGCCGGCCGCAACCAGTCGGTCGCAGACATCGTCACCGAACACTGGCGTCAGTACGGACGCAATTACTATTCGCGGCACGACTACGAAGGCGTCAAGAGCGCTGCCGCAGAGACGCTGATGCAGGCCCTGCGGGACCGCCTGCGGACCCTACCGGGTACCCACCTGGACGGTATCGAAGTCAGCTACGCCGACGACTTCAGCTACACCGACCCGATCGACGGCTCGGTGAGCCGCAAACAGGGCATCCGCATCGGATTCGGCAACGGGTCACGCATCATCTACCGGCTGTCCGGCACCGGAACCGTGGGCGCGACGCTGCGCGTCTACCTGGAGGCCTACGAGCCGGATCCGTCGCGGCAACAACTCGACCCGCAGGTCGCACTCGCGGGGTTGATCGACACCGCTAACCGTTTCGCCCAGATCCAGCAGTTGACCGGGCGTGCCGCACCCGATGTGATCACCTGA
- a CDS encoding YaiI/YqxD family protein: protein MHIWVDADACPAAIKEILFRAAQRRGIAMTLVANQALQTPRSPLIRSVQVAQGFDVADRHIIDRLQPGDLTVTADIPLANEAIAKGSEVISPRGERLTSDNIGERLALRNFMDELRGSGGVTGGPAPFNATDRQAFANALDRLLTERLA from the coding sequence ATGCATATCTGGGTGGATGCCGACGCCTGTCCCGCGGCGATCAAGGAGATCCTCTTCCGTGCTGCACAGCGCCGTGGCATTGCCATGACACTGGTCGCGAACCAGGCACTGCAGACACCCCGGTCGCCGCTGATTCGCAGCGTGCAGGTCGCCCAGGGATTCGACGTCGCCGATCGACATATCATCGACCGTCTGCAACCGGGCGATCTGACGGTGACCGCCGATATCCCACTCGCGAACGAGGCCATCGCCAAGGGCAGCGAGGTCATCAGCCCGCGTGGTGAGCGTCTTACCAGCGACAACATCGGCGAGCGCCTGGCGCTGCGCAACTTCATGGATGAACTGCGTGGCAGCGGCGGCGTGACCGGTGGACCCGCGCCGTTCAATGCGACCGACCGCCAGGCCTTCGCCAACGCCCTCGACCGCCTGCTGACCGAACGACTCGCCTGA
- a CDS encoding kinase/pyrophosphorylase, whose product MEHPTRSLFIISDRTGITLEHLVRTLMTQFEEHCCERMVLPFLDTLEKIDAAVREIDSAAQEDESQPIVFSSIVDESLRARLKEANAKVFDIFDNYLPMLSAAIGIPHSGHIGLSHGIGDLHAYDRRVDAVNFALNFDDGSRFKGLDKADLILVGVSRSGKTPTCLYLAMQYAILAANYPLTEDDFLLGRLPEPLRAHREQLFGMTISPDRLHRIREERRPGSDYASLAQCRREVAAAEDLFRSNAVPFIDSTAVSIEELAIEIMQRVGVERHY is encoded by the coding sequence ATGGAGCATCCGACGCGCTCGCTGTTCATTATCTCGGACCGTACGGGTATCACCCTGGAACACCTGGTGCGTACCTTGATGACGCAGTTCGAGGAGCACTGCTGCGAGCGCATGGTGTTGCCGTTTCTCGACACACTGGAAAAGATCGATGCCGCGGTGCGGGAGATCGACAGTGCCGCACAGGAGGACGAGAGCCAGCCGATTGTGTTTTCGAGTATCGTCGACGAGTCTCTGCGCGCCCGGCTGAAGGAGGCAAACGCGAAGGTGTTCGACATCTTCGACAACTACCTGCCGATGCTCTCGGCGGCCATCGGGATACCGCACAGCGGGCACATCGGACTCAGCCACGGTATCGGCGATCTGCATGCCTACGACCGTCGGGTCGATGCCGTGAACTTCGCCCTCAACTTCGACGACGGTTCACGCTTCAAGGGACTCGACAAGGCGGATCTCATTCTGGTTGGCGTGTCGCGCAGCGGCAAGACGCCAACCTGCCTCTACCTGGCGATGCAGTACGCGATACTGGCCGCCAACTACCCACTGACCGAGGACGATTTCCTGCTCGGCAGGCTACCCGAACCGCTGCGAGCCCATCGTGAGCAGCTGTTCGGCATGACGATCTCACCTGACCGACTGCATCGCATCCGCGAAGAGCGTAGGCCGGGCTCGGACTACGCCAGCCTGGCGCAGTGCCGGCGGGAGGTGGCCGCGGCCGAGGACCTGTTTCGCAGCAATGCCGTCCCGTTCATCGACAGTACTGCGGTGTCGATCGAGGAACTGGCGATCGAAATCATGCAGCGGGTCGGGGTGGAACGCCACTACTGA
- a CDS encoding FAD-binding protein, whose product MSELPLSERRARLATRLRQVVAGPFVLSSDEELKPYECDGLSAYRVVPLLVVLPASADEVQAVLKICHEAHVAVVARGAGTGLSGGALPHEDGVLLSLARLNRIIAVEPDNVCARVQPGVRNLAISEAARPHGLYYAPDPSSQIACSIGGNVAENAGGVHCLKYGLTVNNLLAVELVKMDGERITLGGGGLDGPGYDLLALITGSEGMLGVVVEVTVKLLPIPQRAQVALAAFDNVETAGQAVADIIASGILPAGLEMMDNPAIRAAEDFVHAGYPTEAAAILLCEVDGGNEEVSEDIARVRQRLLDSGATEVRTAGDENERARFWAGRKAAFPAAGRISPDYYCMDGTIPRKHLPRVLREIARYSGESGLRVANVFHAGDGNLHPLILYDANVPGELELAEEVGGRILELCVEVGGTITGEHGVGLEKINQMCAQFPPEELQVFHDVKAVFDPHGLLNPGKAIPTLNRCAEFGAMHVKAGDLRFPHLERF is encoded by the coding sequence ATGAGTGAACTGCCACTTTCCGAACGTCGCGCACGGCTGGCCACACGGTTGCGCCAGGTGGTCGCCGGCCCCTTCGTGCTCAGCAGTGACGAAGAACTCAAGCCGTATGAGTGCGACGGCCTGTCGGCGTACCGTGTGGTACCGCTGCTGGTGGTGTTGCCCGCCTCCGCCGACGAGGTGCAGGCGGTGCTGAAGATCTGCCACGAGGCGCACGTCGCGGTGGTCGCGCGCGGCGCCGGTACCGGGCTTTCCGGCGGGGCCCTGCCGCACGAAGACGGTGTGCTGCTGAGTCTCGCCAGACTGAACCGGATCATCGCTGTCGAACCCGACAACGTCTGTGCACGCGTGCAACCCGGTGTGCGCAATCTGGCGATCAGCGAAGCCGCTCGACCGCATGGACTGTATTACGCGCCCGACCCATCGTCGCAGATCGCCTGCTCGATCGGCGGCAACGTCGCTGAGAATGCCGGCGGCGTGCACTGCCTGAAGTACGGGTTGACGGTCAACAATCTGCTCGCCGTCGAACTGGTCAAGATGGACGGAGAGCGCATCACCCTCGGTGGTGGTGGGCTCGACGGTCCCGGGTACGACCTCCTGGCATTGATCACCGGTTCCGAAGGCATGCTCGGCGTGGTCGTCGAGGTGACCGTCAAACTGCTGCCGATCCCGCAGCGTGCACAGGTCGCGCTGGCGGCGTTCGACAATGTCGAGACCGCAGGCCAGGCGGTTGCCGACATCATCGCTTCCGGAATCCTGCCAGCCGGACTGGAGATGATGGACAACCCGGCGATTCGCGCCGCGGAAGACTTCGTCCACGCGGGTTACCCGACCGAGGCCGCCGCGATCCTGTTGTGCGAGGTGGATGGTGGCAACGAAGAGGTGTCCGAGGACATCGCGCGGGTACGTCAACGGCTGCTCGACTCGGGTGCGACCGAGGTGCGCACCGCAGGCGACGAAAACGAGCGGGCGCGCTTCTGGGCCGGACGCAAGGCGGCATTCCCGGCCGCCGGGCGGATCTCGCCCGACTACTACTGCATGGACGGCACGATACCGCGCAAACACCTGCCCCGGGTGCTGCGCGAGATTGCGCGCTACTCGGGTGAATCGGGGTTACGGGTCGCCAATGTGTTCCACGCCGGAGACGGCAACCTGCATCCGCTGATCCTGTACGACGCCAACGTGCCCGGCGAACTGGAACTGGCCGAGGAGGTGGGCGGCCGTATCCTCGAACTGTGCGTCGAGGTCGGCGGGACCATCACCGGCGAACACGGCGTCGGGCTCGAAAAGATCAACCAGATGTGCGCCCAGTTTCCGCCGGAGGAACTGCAGGTGTTCCATGACGTCAAGGCAGTGTTCGACCCGCACGGACTGTTGAATCCGGGCAAGGCGATCCCCACGCTGAACCGATGTGCGGAGTTCGGCGCAATGCACGTAAAGGCCGGTGACCTGCGGTTTCCACATCTGGAGCGATTCTGA
- the glcE gene encoding glycolate oxidase subunit GlcE has product MSDIAAALAEQVRDAAERRSPLRLVGNDSKAFYGHPVTGDALPLNGHRGVVRYEPTELVVTARAGTPVSEVESLLADNGQMLAFEPPSFAGVATLGGAVASGLGGPRRPWGGAPRDLLLGMSLLDGRGRVLRFGGEVMKNVAGYDVTRLMAGALGTLGALLEVSVKVLPAPKVERNLVLQMPRDRALALMRDLARQPAPLSGAAHFDDRLYLRLSGNAASVTAWERQIGGDGGSGNEFWRGLRDHTLAFFHSDRPLWRLSLPPAAPRLSCEHEVLTDWAGAQRWVYSRCLADEIRAEVAKVGGHAILFRHGDDKIPVFHPLDGVRERLHQGLKQVFDPVGILNPGRLYPSL; this is encoded by the coding sequence ATGAGCGACATCGCCGCGGCGCTCGCGGAGCAGGTACGGGATGCGGCGGAGCGCCGCTCGCCGTTGCGCCTGGTCGGCAACGACAGCAAGGCGTTCTACGGCCACCCCGTCACCGGAGACGCATTGCCGCTGAACGGCCACCGCGGTGTTGTCCGCTACGAACCCACCGAACTGGTCGTGACTGCCCGCGCCGGGACACCCGTCAGCGAGGTGGAGTCCCTGCTGGCCGACAACGGCCAGATGCTGGCGTTCGAGCCGCCCAGCTTCGCCGGCGTTGCAACGCTGGGAGGCGCGGTAGCGAGCGGTCTTGGCGGTCCGCGGCGCCCGTGGGGGGGCGCACCGCGTGACCTGCTGCTGGGCATGTCGTTGCTGGACGGCCGCGGACGCGTCCTGCGATTCGGTGGCGAGGTCATGAAGAACGTCGCGGGCTACGACGTGACGCGACTGATGGCCGGCGCCCTGGGCACCCTGGGGGCGCTGCTCGAGGTGTCGGTCAAGGTTCTGCCGGCACCCAAGGTGGAACGCAACCTGGTGCTGCAGATGCCGCGCGACCGCGCGCTGGCGCTGATGCGCGACCTGGCGCGCCAACCGGCACCCCTGTCCGGCGCCGCGCATTTCGACGATCGCCTTTACCTGCGCCTGTCGGGGAATGCCGCCAGCGTGACGGCCTGGGAACGGCAGATCGGCGGCGATGGCGGTTCCGGCAACGAGTTCTGGCGAGGACTGCGCGATCACACGCTGGCGTTTTTCCATTCCGACAGACCATTGTGGCGCCTGTCGCTGCCACCCGCGGCGCCCCGTCTCAGCTGCGAACACGAGGTGCTCACCGACTGGGCCGGCGCGCAGCGCTGGGTGTATTCGCGTTGCCTGGCGGACGAGATCCGCGCCGAAGTCGCAAAAGTCGGCGGACATGCCATACTGTTTCGACATGGCGACGACAAAATCCCTGTATTCCACCCCCTCGACGGCGTACGCGAGCGCCTGCACCAGGGACTCAAGCAGGTATTCGATCCGGTCGGGATCCTCAATCCCGGTCGCCTCTACCCGTCGCTCTAG
- a CDS encoding dihydrolipoyl dehydrogenase: MQEREVDVAIIGSGSAGLYAMGKVRPSGKSVVLINGGELGTTCARVGCMPSKAVVQVAEDFHRRGVFKRFGLEGEEKLSLDVAEAMGYVQDLRDMFVERVISNSTDKMPEGMFIEGYTRFVGPNLLEMDDGQRIRAGRVIVATGSRPIIPDAWQPFRDRIITTDDFFDLEHLPRSIAMVGLGVVGLELGQSLHRLGCQVVGMDIQEAIGGLTDPAAIKAAIDIVGQEFPLWLGEGAEISEGTNGLLKVSAGDKSIEVERVFASIGRQPNVEKLGLETIGAPTNDRGIPIYDPHTMQVGDLPVFLAGDVTGERPLLHEAGDEGRIAGHNAVSETITAFQRKTPLSITFCDPNIVQVGQNYASLDPDTTAVGEVQMGPVGRALIMAKNKGVIRVYADKASGRMLGAEMVCAKAENLGHLLAWCIQRDLTVGELLQMPFYHPVIEEALQAALYDLYAKVDKKNRGPITELRVQ; encoded by the coding sequence GTGCAAGAGCGCGAGGTAGATGTCGCAATCATCGGCTCCGGCAGTGCCGGGCTTTACGCGATGGGCAAGGTGAGGCCATCGGGCAAGTCAGTCGTACTGATCAACGGCGGCGAACTGGGCACGACCTGTGCCCGCGTCGGCTGTATGCCCTCCAAGGCCGTGGTGCAGGTCGCCGAGGACTTCCACCGGCGCGGCGTGTTCAAGCGCTTCGGTCTCGAGGGAGAGGAGAAGCTGAGCCTGGACGTCGCCGAGGCGATGGGCTATGTCCAGGACCTGCGCGACATGTTCGTCGAGCGGGTGATCTCCAACAGCACCGACAAGATGCCGGAAGGCATGTTCATCGAGGGTTATACCCGGTTCGTCGGTCCCAACCTGCTGGAAATGGACGACGGTCAGCGCATCCGTGCCGGCCGGGTCATCGTCGCGACAGGTTCGAGACCGATCATCCCGGATGCCTGGCAACCGTTTCGTGATCGCATCATCACCACCGACGACTTTTTCGACCTCGAACACCTGCCGCGCTCGATCGCGATGGTGGGGCTTGGCGTGGTCGGCCTGGAACTCGGGCAGTCGCTGCATCGTCTCGGCTGCCAGGTCGTGGGCATGGATATCCAGGAAGCGATCGGCGGCCTCACCGACCCGGCGGCGATCAAGGCGGCGATCGACATCGTCGGCCAAGAATTCCCACTCTGGCTGGGAGAGGGTGCCGAGATCAGCGAAGGCACAAACGGCCTGCTGAAGGTCAGTGCCGGCGACAAGAGTATCGAGGTGGAGCGGGTGTTCGCGAGCATCGGCCGCCAGCCGAACGTCGAAAAACTCGGCCTCGAGACCATCGGTGCGCCGACCAACGATCGGGGCATTCCGATCTACGATCCGCACACCATGCAGGTGGGCGACCTGCCGGTGTTTCTCGCCGGCGATGTCACCGGTGAACGCCCCTTGCTGCACGAGGCCGGCGATGAAGGGCGGATTGCCGGACACAACGCGGTTAGCGAAACGATCACCGCGTTCCAGCGCAAGACGCCCTTGAGCATCACCTTCTGTGACCCGAACATCGTCCAGGTCGGCCAGAACTATGCGTCGCTCGATCCGGACACAACGGCAGTCGGCGAGGTGCAGATGGGACCCGTGGGCCGCGCCTTGATCATGGCCAAGAACAAGGGCGTCATCCGGGTGTATGCGGACAAGGCGAGCGGCAGGATGCTTGGTGCCGAGATGGTGTGTGCCAAGGCGGAGAACCTCGGCCATCTTCTGGCCTGGTGCATCCAGCGTGACCTCACGGTCGGGGAATTGCTGCAGATGCCCTTCTACCACCCGGTGATCGAAGAGGCGCTGCAGGCGGCGTTGTACGATCTGTACGCCAAAGTGGATAAGAAGAACCGGGGACCAATCACGGAACTGCGCGTCCAGTGA
- a CDS encoding DNA-deoxyinosine glycosylase has product MSRVHGFPPIADRRASLLILGSMPGRQSLEVGQYYAHPRNAFWPIIDCVFGIDRHLPYEARCRGLRMQRIALWDVLKTCNRPGSLDASIEPSSIVANDFATFFAGHPGIRAVYFNGQMAEQAFRRHVLPDAGSSLPTLRLPSTSPANASYSFERKLAAWRVISGPD; this is encoded by the coding sequence ATGAGCCGGGTACACGGTTTCCCGCCGATCGCCGACAGGCGCGCAAGCCTGTTGATCCTCGGATCGATGCCCGGCCGACAGTCGCTCGAAGTGGGCCAATACTATGCGCATCCCCGCAACGCATTCTGGCCGATCATCGATTGCGTCTTCGGCATCGATCGTCACCTGCCTTACGAGGCGCGGTGCCGGGGGCTGCGCATGCAGCGAATCGCGCTTTGGGATGTCCTGAAGACCTGCAACCGGCCGGGTAGCCTGGATGCCAGCATCGAGCCATCATCGATCGTGGCCAACGATTTCGCAACCTTCTTCGCCGGGCATCCCGGTATCCGAGCGGTCTATTTCAACGGGCAGATGGCCGAACAGGCGTTTCGACGCCACGTGTTGCCGGACGCCGGTTCCTCGCTACCCACGCTCAGGCTGCCGTCCACCAGTCCGGCAAACGCCAGCTACAGTTTCGAGCGCAAACTGGCCGCCTGGCGGGTAATCAGCGGGCCGGACTGA
- a CDS encoding response regulator transcription factor → MSEAPIAKSTVFVVDDDQAMRNSLKWLIESVGMLVESFSSADDFLAQYQPGRAGCLVLDVRMPGMSGLDLQDYLVQKNIRIPAVIITGHGDVPMAVRAMKAGAIDFIEKPFNDEALLDAIRRAIAYEEQQRVHQVEHLQIQERLAHLTPREHEVMMMVTEGKSNKEIANTLGVSAKTIEAHRARVMEKMQAGSLAELVRMVLAVDAGD, encoded by the coding sequence ATGTCAGAAGCCCCGATCGCCAAATCAACCGTGTTCGTTGTCGACGACGATCAGGCGATGCGCAACTCGCTCAAATGGCTGATCGAGTCCGTTGGCATGTTGGTGGAAAGTTTCTCCTCGGCCGATGATTTTCTTGCGCAGTATCAGCCCGGCAGGGCGGGTTGCCTGGTCCTCGACGTACGCATGCCCGGAATGAGCGGGCTCGATCTCCAGGATTATCTGGTGCAGAAGAACATCCGTATCCCGGCGGTCATCATCACCGGGCACGGTGACGTACCCATGGCTGTACGCGCGATGAAAGCGGGAGCCATCGATTTCATCGAGAAACCGTTCAATGACGAAGCACTGCTGGATGCGATACGACGGGCGATCGCGTATGAAGAGCAGCAGCGCGTACATCAAGTCGAACACCTGCAGATCCAGGAGCGCCTTGCCCACCTGACTCCGCGCGAGCACGAAGTCATGATGATGGTGACCGAGGGCAAGTCGAACAAGGAGATCGCCAACACCCTGGGCGTGTCGGCAAAGACCATCGAGGCCCACCGTGCCCGCGTGATGGAAAAGATGCAGGCGGGGTCACTGGCGGAACTCGTGCGCATGGTGCTAGCGGTCGACGCCGGAGACTGA